Proteins from one Neodiprion fabricii isolate iyNeoFabr1 chromosome 5, iyNeoFabr1.1, whole genome shotgun sequence genomic window:
- the LOC124183128 gene encoding GPI ethanolamine phosphate transferase 2-like isoform X2, with amino-acid sequence MTPHERSKRDGTSRFSLDCCTLFYAMFVTLFSALLFLYGFFPLQLLDAGIASFKDVPDHVEHIRVNNELLYKPMISRLIFMVIDGLRWDFVAGPIGQAGMPITRSLIQNDSACLLQAKVGSPTVTMPRIKAITTGTAPTFVDVVLNFGSTSISGDSLLLQAKNHGHKLVFFGDDTWLRLFPGIFDRHDGTTSFFVTDYTEVDDNVTRHIDGELNKDDWTIMVLHYLGLDHIGHIGGPQSPLIKPKLREMDEIIGRINAKVVQWHSQNEPTLFIVCGDHGMKDSGGHGGNTPQETLVPFVAIGVSCPGNDDQPVQMDQIDVSSTLAVMLGIPIPASSLGSISLNVLRELSTSRKLFSLYYNAKQVFNHFKRLTGFQASGAYEKYSNAIKLHTAWLETNGLTNETVDEIVFLYTAALRGMRNKLTSSMTKYDLHVMTIAMFFMFHVLYIITNTQQDRSITPRKIYGFLIINVILWTSVDYLWEGSSESLLLSNDTNSNLILMVIVVILFGNCYLCTKRRLSADSLVQVLKSKGTTQCLLIMGIIIHALSFSSSSFVEEEHRTWYFFWTTFCILLLYKIGKSLIAQSPRHSLQANISMKLFLCLLAHSVLRQLNSTGDMYAHLPDIADWLQQQESKINMSVLLISALSILVWIGHTHEEIKYKTYSLTLYIALAVCVYLRHMGTEAVLRIPFYPTSKGIVEAQFFWCLMLVFSTCAVFRLGSTIRRSRRNFLSLLLRFVIESWVMASTMLHRPYNVVLLPIQILSSIVIYAALRGYQNRDIIIHIFYWLGNVFYFYQGNSNNLSTIDVAAGYVGVESYNIYITGLFLVINTYSAPVLAYLTLLYFVTCENENPKSLDDVIEINRLYATFRLLPLAVYTIVVSIQRYHLFIWTVFSPKLLYEAMYCMVMYIVMLTMNATFILHDKINEY; translated from the exons ATGACGCCCCATGAACGGAGCAAAAGAG ATGGAACGTCACGATTTTCCCTCGACTGCTGTACCTTGTTCTATGCGATGTTCGTCACCCTCTTCTCCGCTCTGTTATTCCTGTACGGCTTCTTCCCACTGCAACTTCTGGATGCTGGTATCGCCAGCTTCAAGGACGTTCCAGATCATGTTGAACATATCAG AGTGAACAACGAGCTGTTGTACAAACCTATGATAAGCAGGTTAATTTTCATGGTGATCGACGGACTGAGGTGGGATTTTGTTGCTGGACCCATCGGACAAGCCGGTATGCCAATCACACGGAGCTTGATACAAAACGACTCGGCGTGTCTTCTTCAAGCTAAGGTCGGCTCTCCTACGGTCACCATGCCCAGGATAAAG gcCATAACGACAGGAACTGCGCCAACATTTGTGGATGTGGTATTGAATTTTGGCAGCACGAGCATATCGGGTGACAGTCTTTTATTGCAGGCCAAAAACCATGGTCATAAATTAGTATTCTTCGGGGACGATACCTGGTTAAGGTTGTTTCCTGGTATATTTGACCGGCATGACGGAACCACGTCATTCTTTGTCACAGATTATACAGAG GTAGACGATAACGTGACACGCCACATCGATGGCGAGTTGAATAAAGACGATTGGACCATTATGGTGCTGCATTATCTCGGGTTGGATCATATCGGGCACATAGGAGGGCCTCAAAGTCCTCTGATAAAACCGAAATTGAGAGAAATGGATGAGATAATCGGTAGAATTAACGCCAAAGTTGTGCAGTGG CACTCCCAAAATGAGCCCACGTTATTTATCGTTTGCGGAGATCACGGGATGAAGGACTCGGGTGGTCATGGTGGAAACACACCTCAGGAAACTCTGGTACCTTTTGTAGCAATCGGTGTATCTTGTCCTGGAAACGATGATCAGCCCGTTCAGATGGATCAGATAGACGTAAGCAGTACCCTTGCAGTGATGCTGGGTATCCCAATACCGGCGTCGAGTCTAGGAAGTATCTCGTTGAATGTCTTGAGAGAACTGTCCACGTCAAGAAAGCTCTTCAGTCTTTACTACAATGCCAAACAAGTTTTCAATCACTTTAAAAGGCTTACTGGATTCCAAGCTTCTG GAgcttatgaaaaatattcaaatgcCATAAAGTTACATACAGCTTGGCTGGAAACAAATGGACTGACAAATGAAACAGTGGATGAAATCGTATTCTTATATACTGCTGCTCTTAGAGGGATGAGAAATAAACTTACCAGCAGCATGACCAAATATGACCTTCACGTCATGACAATCGCAATGTTTTTCATGTTTCAT GTGCTGTACATTATAACGAATACGCAGCAGGATAGGAGCATTACTCCTAGAAAGATATACGGCTTTCTGATAATCAACGTAATCCTTTGGACATCAGTCGATTACTTATGGGAAGGTTCAAGCGAATCGTTGCTTTTGTCGAACGATACAAACAGTAACTTAATTCTCATGGTCATCGTTGTAATATTATTTGGAAACTGTTACTTGTGTACAAAGCGCAGGCTCTCTGCTGATAGTTTAGTACAG GTTCTGAAAAGTAAAGGAACTACACAGTGTCTATTAATAATGGGTATCATCATTCATGCTCTGAGTTTCAGTAGCAGTAGTTTCGTTGAGGAGGAACACCGTACCTGGTACTTTTTTTGGACTACGTTCTGTATTCTATTGTTGTACAAGATCGGTAAATCCCTCATTGCACAATCGCCAAG ACATTCTCTCCAAGCAAATATTTCTATGAAACTGTTCCTGTGTTTATTGGCTCACTCGGTACTCAGGCAGCTGAATAGCACCGGAGATATGTACGCCCACTTGCCCGATATCGCCGATTGGCTTCAGCAACAAGAAAGCAAAATAAATATGTCCGTGCTGCTAATCTCTG cccTTTCAATTCTCGTTTGGATCGGACACACCCAtgaggaaataaaatataaaacgtaCTCATTGACGCTGTATATTGCTCTCGCTGTTTGCGTGTATCTTCGGCACATGGGAACTGAAGCAGTATTGAGGATTCCATTCTATCCAACCTCCAA GGGAATTGTTGAGGCGCAATTTTTCTGGTGCTTGATGCTGGTCTTTTCAACTTGTGCTGTGTTTAGATTGGGGAGTACAATACGGAGAagtagaagaaattttttgtcccTACTTCTGCGGTTCGTCATAGAATCCTGGGTCATGGCTTCGACAATGTTACACAGACCGTATAACGTCGTATTGTTGCCGATTCAGATATTGTCCAGTATTGTGATATATGCTGCGTTGAGGGGCTATCAAAATCGTGATATCATTATCCACATCTTTTACTGGCTGGGCAATGTGTTCTACTTTTATCAG GGTAACTCCAATAATTTATCCACTATTGACGTTGCTGCGGGCTACGTGGGAGTAGAAtcgtacaatatttacattacGGGACTTTTTCTAGTCATCAATACATATTCTGCACCAGTTTTGGCCTATCTCACACTTCTGTATTTCGTCAcatgtgaaaatgaaaatcc AAAATCGCTGGACGACGTGATTGAGATAAATAGACTGTACGCCACGTTTAGATTACTTCCGTTAGCTGTGTACACAATAGTAGTTAGTATTCAAAGATACCATTTATTCATTTGGACCGTATTTTCGCCGAAACTTTTATACGAGGCGATGTACTGTATGgtaatgtatattgtaatgTTAACAATGAACGctacttttattttacatgACAAAATTAACGAGTATTAG